CGCGGAGGTAGTCGCGTATGGGGTCGGCAGAGGTCTTCATGCGGGGTCTCCAGGGGAGGGGTGCGGGGTGGCCAGGAAGGCATCGACGGCGTTGCGGAAGCCGGGCCAGACGCGGGTGAACTCGTCGAGTGCGGACCGGCCGCTGTCGGTGAGCGCGTAGTAGCGGCGAGGCGGCCCCGAGGCGGATTCCTGCCAGGTGGTGGTGACCAGGTCGTCGCGGCGGAGCCGGGAGAGCAGCGGGTAGACGGTGCCCTGGCTGGTGGCCAGGGCACCGGAGTCCTCCAGGGCGTGCAGGAGTTCCACGCCGTAGCGGGGGCGATCCCGCATCAGGGCGAGTACGCAGTACTCCAGCACGCCCTTGCGCAGCTGGGCGGCTGCCCGAGCTTGCTTGGTCGAATCACCTGGTTCCATGTAATGCAAGATACCTGGCGCAGCAAGCAGACGGTAGAGGGGCCCCGCGGTGGGCCATACACGTGACCTCGGCGCTGAGAGGCCCGTTGCTTCTGCGGGGGCTTCCATGAGGTTCGTCAGGGGAATCAGGCTGCGGTCGGGTGCCACCGGCAGGCAGCATGGCGGCATGCCGGATCTGCTGTGGGACAACGTCAAGGACTTCTTCGACCCGGACCTGATGGGCGCTTTGCCGGACGTGTGCGTGGAGGGCGCCTCGGTCGAGGACTGGCAGTCGGTGTTCGACCTGGTCCGGTCGTGCGGCTGGGTGTGGGAGTACCGGGACGGCGATGTCTTGGTGCCGTTGCCCTCGGCGGAGGTGGTGTTGTCGCGTTCTGCCGATGCGGACACGGCCGTGCTGCGGGTGTGGCCTGCAGAGGACGTGTTGGTGAACTTCTGGCCGATGTCGTCGGGTGAGATCGATTTCGATGTCGACCTTCGGGAACTACACGGCCAGGCGGGGGTGGACATCCTGTGCGGTTTCCTGGGGGCGATCGGACGTCGGCTGCGCAAGCCCGTGCGGATGACTGCGGGCGGCGACTGGGGGAACCCGGTGCTCGGGTTCGATCCAGCGGCGGACCACGTGGTGATGGCGCACCTGTCTCCCGTCGTGTAGGCCCCCGCCGCCCCGGCGCAGTCCTGAGGGGGCTGAACGGCGCCCTGCGCCATCACGGTGCCGACGTCCGCCAACTGAGGGAGATGCTGCGGGTGCGCACCCTGTCCCGCCTGGACGTCGATGGCCGGATCGGCATCGGGCCGTCCACTCACCACACGGTCGGCACCAAGTCCCGGCGCACAGAGTGACGGCGGAGCTCAGGGCCCGCGCTGGTCCAGGACACGGTCTCGGTATGCACGCCAGGCATCGAATGCCGACCGGGCGGAGTCCGCGGTGAGGAAGTCTCCCGACCCGGTGTCGAAGGCCCGTGCTTTCAACGCATCGGCGATCGCGAGGGCAGCGTGAGCTGCTGCTTCGCTACCGCCGTGGATGAAGAGGCTGACTCCGGCGACCGGCGCGTCGTCAGCCTCGTCGACCGGAGTGCTGATGGAGAAGCCCGGGCCTTCGTAGTCGCCCCAACCGCTCTTCGAGTACTCGATGCCCGGCAGCACCTCTGCAAGGACAGCACGAACGTCTCGACCCGAGCCCAGACTCGGCGGCTCCCAGTCGTCTGCGATCTCGTCTACTGCCCCGGCATCGGGCGGAAACCGCATGATGAAAACATCCCGGCTCATCAGGCCGACCTACGTGTCGACACTGACAATGCCCGTGGCTGAACCAGCCGTCTGTTGAACGACAAGGTGAGTCCCTGCTTCCGGGCCTGAGCCCGGGCCCGTCGTTCCGGGCCTCAGATAGTTGGCCAAGGCGGCTGGTGGGAGAGGCGATTGTGGCGTAGGCGTCGGAGCGGAGGACTTCCGCACGAGCTCACTGCAGCAGTTCGAAGTGAGGGTGGTACGGAGAAGACGGGCAGACGTGGAGCTGCAAGTTGTTGCCGCCGGTGATGTCGATCAAGGTAAAGTTGCCGTTCCGAGCGCCCAGGGGCGGCGGGCCCGGGGCCGGCCGGTTCTCCTCGGCGATCCAGGTCGCGCTGCCGCCGTCCCATTCCGAGGAGGCGATGGTGAGGAGCGGGACCTCCTCGGTGCCGCACTCCGGGCAGGCGCGGTCGACGGGGTCGGTGGGGCTCCAGCGGGTCCAGCCGCCGGTCTTCCAACCGGGGGCGGTGCAGAGGTTGTTCAGGTAGAGCTCGCCCGGATCGTCCGCGTACGCGTTGTACTGCCCGGGGTCGATCGTCTCCCAGCGGCTCATGTCGTCCAGCTGGTCCCGAAGCTCCTTGTCCAGCTCCATGGGGTTGGGAAACTCGGTGACCTGCTCCGGTGAGAACAGGCACGGCTCCGGGAGGTACCAGCCGTCCTGGACGATCGGCGGCTCGGGCGGTGCGTCGAGGACGTCGGTGACGGTGACGGAGGTCCGCCAGAAGAGGGCGGTCTTCGGGTGGGCCATCTCGTGGTCGAAGGGGCACCACAGGACTTGGAGCAGGTCCGCGTCGGGCGGGCAGGGGAAGGGAATGTCGCGGGCGTACAACTGGGCGACGGGCACGAGAGGGATCGGGCCGTCGAACCATGGGCGGCCCGCCCTGATCAGATCCAAGGTCTCCTGTTCCTCGGGGGTCCGCTCGGATGCCTCGGGGTCGAGGTGAACGCGCTCGGCCGCTGCGGCGAGGATACGGCGCTGGAGCCGGACGTCGTCCGGGGAGTTGATCCTGAGCGCGGCATGCCTGTCGTGCGGTTCTTCGCAGTGCGGCCACGGCTCGTCGGCGGGCCACAGGAGTGGCCCGCCGACGGAGCTGTCGTGCACGGTCGGCGCCCCCGGCCGCGGGTGCAGCCGGGTCGCCGTCCGCGCCAGCGGGGCCAGTCGAGGGAAGAGCGCGGTGACGTCGAACGGCCGCGGCGGGGTGGTAAAGGTGGCGTTCATGGTGGGGATGTTGCCAGCAACGTCTGACAATGGGCGTCCGAGTCACGTCACTTGGCACCACGCGGCTTTCCACATCAGCCGGCGGACCGGAGAAAGACGCCGGCGATGTGGAGTCCGGCCAGGTGGATGGTCGCGGTCTTCTCGTAGCGCGTGGTGATGGCGCGCCACTGCTTCAGGCGGTTGCTGCACCGTTCGACGGTGTTGCGCTGTTCGTAGGTCTCGCGGTCGAACGCCGGCGGTCTCCCGCCCCGGCTGCCCCGCCGCAGCCGGTGGCCACGTTGGTCTGTCGGTACGGGATCACCGCACGGATGCGGCGCTTGCTCAGGTGGTTGCGGATCGCGGGGGAGGAGTACGCCTGATGGACATGTGGGTTGGTCGGTTGGTCCGGTCGGCAGGGGCCAGCTGATGGGGTGGTGCGCCCGATGACTCAATCGCAACCGCCTGACCTTCTTGCTTTTCAGCGATGCTGCCCATGGCTTCCCTCAGGTGGCGTGTTGCGCCGAGATGCTCGCTCTGAGGCACGGCGGGCATATGACACGACGTCCGCCGCCTGACACGCGGGCAGCGGAGAAGTGGTTGACCTGATTCCGCACCAGCTCTCTTTCGCGAGCGATCTTGGGAATGACACGATCGGGGCGGCGTACGCGCCCCGTACCCATTTCCCGATCGAAAGTGTGACGGTCAGCAGATGCGCATATCCCTCGGCATGGCTCGCCGTACCGCCGGGGCGGCCGTGCTCTCCCTGGCCACCGCCCTGACCGGACTCGCCTTCCCCGCTACCGCGCAGGCGGCTGTGACCTGCTCGGCCGGTGTGTGGAAGGCCCAGTACTACGCCAACACCACTCTCACCGGAACCCCGAAGGCCATCGCCTGCGATGCCTCCATCGCCGAGGACTACGGCCTCGGCGACCCCGCCGGAGTCACCCTGCCGCGGGACAACTTCGGCGTCCGGTGGAGCACCACCCGCAATTTCGGCTCCGGCGGCCCCTTCGATCTCAGCGTCGCCGTCCAGGACGGCGCCCGCGTCTACCTCGACGGCTACCGCAAGATCGATCTGTGGCGAAACGTCAACCGGACCCAGAGGAAGACCCTCCGCCTCACCGTCCCGCGCGGCGTCCACACCCTGCGCGTGGACTTCGTCGCCTTCACCGGCACAGCCAACATCGCCTTCGCCTACGAGCCTGTCATCGGCGCCGCCTACGACAGGGTCGCCCCCATGGCCCCGGTCGGCCTGAAGGCCGTCTACGCGGCAGCCACCCTGAAGACGACCCTGGCCTGGTCCCGCAACCACGAGCTGGACGTGGCCGGCTACCGCCTCTACCGCCGCACCGGCAGCACCGGTGCCTGGAGCCTGCGCAACAGCACCCCGATCACCGGCACCACCTTCACCGACACACCCCCGCCCACGGGCGCCACCTACGAGTACGCCCTCCGCGCCCTCGACCGCTCCGGCAACCCCTCCCCGCTGTCCTCGCTGACGCGTGTTGTCAGCTCCGACAAGACGGCCCCAGCCGCCCCCACCGGGCTCACGGCCACGCACGACGAGTCCGGCGCCCGGCTCTCCTGGTCTGCGGTGAGTGGGGCGAGCTCCTACGACGTGCAGCGGTCCATCGCGCCCGAGGGGCCGTTCTCCTCCGTCTCCACCCCGACTCAGAGCACCGTCCTGACCGACTCCAACGCCGCCGTGGGCACGACCTATTACTACCGCGTGCGAGCCCTGGACACCGCGGGCAACGCTTCCCCGTACTCCGCGCCCATCCAGCTCGACGGGACCGACCTCAAGCCCTTGCCGCCGACCGCCGTCTCAGCCAACGGCTGGGTCGACCGCAACACCGTCGGCTGGCGGTACGACGGTGACGCGTCCCACCGGTTCCACGTCTACGCCGCCGAGTCGGCAGCCGGCCCGTGGACCCGGCTGACCGAAACGCCGGTCACAGGCCCGGGCTACGACGACTTCACGGCGCCCATCGGCCAGGTGCGCCACTACCAGGTCAGGACGGTCACGACGCGCGGCACGGAGTCGAACCCCTCGGCGACGGCCTCGACCACCCGCACCGGCGACGTCACCCCGCCGCGCATGCCGTATGGCCTGGACGCATGGAACGGCACTGATGGCGTGCACGTCGTCTGGACGGCCAACACCGACGACACGGATCACTACCTCGTCATGCGTAAGCCGATGTTCGGCGCGTGGGAGCAGATCGCCGCGGTGCGGGACGTCAAGTACCTGGACGTCGGCGCCCAGGTCGACAAGCAGTTCGGCTACACCGTCCGCGCCGTCGACGAGGTCGGCAACGTCTCGCCCATGCCCGAGCCCGGCTACGGCACCGTCTACGGCAAGCGCCTGCCGGTCTACGAGAAGCCGGCTGCGCCCGCCTCGTTGACCGCGACGGCCCAGAACGGCAACGTCACGATGGAGTGGACCGCCAGCACGTCGACCGATGTGGCCGGTTATTACGTGTACCGCACGACCTCTTCAGACCCTGCGTCGGCCTACTCGGTCTCCCCGCTCATCACCGGCACGACGTTCACGAACGAGAACGTGCCCGCCGGCACGACGTGGCACTACGTGGTGCGCGCCGTCAGCACGCACAGCTTGTGGTCCGACTTCTCCCCGATGGCCGAGGTCACCGTGCCCTGCCCGGTCATGACCGCACCGGCCACTCCCCGGATCACCGGCGGCGGCAGGGGCGCGGACTTCGTACGGCTCAACTGGGAGGTCGGAGCGTGCGATCAGGGTGTCACCGTCTCGTACAACGTCTACCGGTCCATGTCCGGCTCTGACGTCTTCGCCCCTGAGCACCGCATCGCCTCGGGCGTGACGGAACTGACGTACGCGGACCCCCGCCTGGCTCCGGCGTACTACTACTACGTCGTCACCGCCGTGGCCGCCGACGGCACCGAATCGACCCCGCAGGGCAAGCCCTTCGAGATCTCGACGCAAGCGCCCTGACGCGCCGTTCCATCCCTCGAGCTCCGCCCGTCCGGATGCCCTTCACGCTTCTGGACGGCGGGGGCCTCCCTTTGGAGGGCAGGAGTATGCGGTCAATCCCCTGGAAGCGTGACGGCCTTTCCATGGATGCCCAGTTGACGCGGATAGAGTCGTTGCTGCTGGACCGGGCGCCCCGGCGAGCGGGTGGTGGCGGCACCACGGGCAGGTGATCGACGCGACAGCGTTCGAGTACCGCACCGGCAGTCCTTGGACGGACCTGCCCGTGCGGTTCGGGTCGTGGAAGGGAGCCCACAACGGGCTGCGGATGTGCTCGTTCGACGGCATCTGGGAGAAGAGCAGTGCTCCACTTCCAGGCCGCCGCTGAGGTTTTGCTCAAGCACCAACGCGTCAAGGGTCAGCGGTGCCGGTCGTAGACCAGGGCCATCTCGCCGAGGTTGCCGGTCTCCCGGAACGCGAGGTCGTCGGCCAGGCGGCGCTCGATTGCCCGGGAGGAGCGGACGCCGGTGGTGTAGCCGTAGATCAGCAGCCGCACCATCAGCTGCGGGTCGTAGGGAGGGCTGCCGAACTTTTCGGTGTAGTCGGCCAGGACCGGCCCGAGGTCGAGGTGGTCCTCGGGCAGCCAGTCGTCCAGCGACGGCGGTAGGAGCAGGACCCCATGCGGATCGAACGCCCGGAACGTCTTGCCGACCGCCGTCGCAGGGCCTTGCGGCCGCTTCTTCCCGACCGGCCCGACCTCGAACAGCCCATCCCCATCACGCCTACCGTGATCATCCCGCATGAATGGTCACGAGACGTGGGCGAGGGCGCCGGATGCATGTTCAGGCGGTCGCCGACCGGAGCTGGTGCGGCATGTTCCAGCCCTCAGCGAGTCTCGACGGGTGAACGTTGCGTCCCCCGCCGAAGAACTCGCAGAACTTCATGATCAGCGGGTCCCAGCCGAGCGGGTCCACGTAGTGCGTCCCCGGGATGACCAGGTTTTCCTCGACATGGGCGCGAAGGACCTCGACCTCGAAGGCGGTGGCATGCGGTTCGGGACCGCCGAAAGGATGGGCCGCGAGGAGCCTGCACTCCAGCTGGACCGGGCATTCCGCAACCCTGGGGGCCCGGACCAGGTCCGATGCCTGCTCCGTCAGCTGCGCGGTCGAGAACTTGTCCGGCTCGTATCGGTAGCCCTGCTTCTCCTTGTAGTCGGGCATGGCGGGCTTTCCGGTGGTGAGCGAGATCCGGTCGACGGCATCGACCATCGCCGACGAGGGCAGATTGAGCACGCATTCGCCTTCCCGCAGCAGGTTCGCGGTGGTCTGGGCGTTGTTGCCGAGACCGAGCATGCAGGACTGGTCCAGCCACCACGCTGAGGACATCGGCGCGAGGTTCGCTGTGCCGTCCTCGTTGAGTGAGCTGATCAGCACCACGGGCGTTCCGAAGTACAGGACCTTGAGTCCGGGGACGACATGCATGCGCTGTGCCTTTCGCGGGAGTGTCAGACGGACAGGTCCGCGATCAGGCACACGAACCGTCGCTGACTCTCTCGCGAGCGAGACGCCAACGCTGGCGGTAACGCGACATCGAGTTTCGGCGAGCAGAGCAGTCGCCCGATGACAGGCTCGGCGTTGATTACTGGGACACGCTCGGCCTGGAGATCCAAGTGACACGGGTCTTGTACGAAGGCGCACCGCGGCGGGGTCGTGCTCCTTGTGGCAGGGTCGTGTTCGGTGAATTCGGTG
The window above is part of the Streptomyces sp. NBC_00425 genome. Proteins encoded here:
- a CDS encoding PadR family transcriptional regulator — its product is MEPGDSTKQARAAAQLRKGVLEYCVLALMRDRPRYGVELLHALEDSGALATSQGTVYPLLSRLRRDDLVTTTWQESASGPPRRYYALTDSGRSALDEFTRVWPGFRNAVDAFLATPHPSPGDPA
- a CDS encoding fibronectin type III domain-containing protein, encoding MRISLGMARRTAGAAVLSLATALTGLAFPATAQAAVTCSAGVWKAQYYANTTLTGTPKAIACDASIAEDYGLGDPAGVTLPRDNFGVRWSTTRNFGSGGPFDLSVAVQDGARVYLDGYRKIDLWRNVNRTQRKTLRLTVPRGVHTLRVDFVAFTGTANIAFAYEPVIGAAYDRVAPMAPVGLKAVYAAATLKTTLAWSRNHELDVAGYRLYRRTGSTGAWSLRNSTPITGTTFTDTPPPTGATYEYALRALDRSGNPSPLSSLTRVVSSDKTAPAAPTGLTATHDESGARLSWSAVSGASSYDVQRSIAPEGPFSSVSTPTQSTVLTDSNAAVGTTYYYRVRALDTAGNASPYSAPIQLDGTDLKPLPPTAVSANGWVDRNTVGWRYDGDASHRFHVYAAESAAGPWTRLTETPVTGPGYDDFTAPIGQVRHYQVRTVTTRGTESNPSATASTTRTGDVTPPRMPYGLDAWNGTDGVHVVWTANTDDTDHYLVMRKPMFGAWEQIAAVRDVKYLDVGAQVDKQFGYTVRAVDEVGNVSPMPEPGYGTVYGKRLPVYEKPAAPASLTATAQNGNVTMEWTASTSTDVAGYYVYRTTSSDPASAYSVSPLITGTTFTNENVPAGTTWHYVVRAVSTHSLWSDFSPMAEVTVPCPVMTAPATPRITGGGRGADFVRLNWEVGACDQGVTVSYNVYRSMSGSDVFAPEHRIASGVTELTYADPRLAPAYYYYVVTAVAADGTESTPQGKPFEISTQAP
- a CDS encoding transposase, which codes for MIDATAFEYRTGSPWTDLPVRFGSWKGAHNGLRMCSFDGIWEKSSAPLPGRR
- a CDS encoding flavin reductase family protein translates to MHVVPGLKVLYFGTPVVLISSLNEDGTANLAPMSSAWWLDQSCMLGLGNNAQTTANLLREGECVLNLPSSAMVDAVDRISLTTGKPAMPDYKEKQGYRYEPDKFSTAQLTEQASDLVRAPRVAECPVQLECRLLAAHPFGGPEPHATAFEVEVLRAHVEENLVIPGTHYVDPLGWDPLIMKFCEFFGGGRNVHPSRLAEGWNMPHQLRSATA